The nucleotide sequence CTAGTCTAGCACAAAGGACTTGGTACTCGATCACAATCACATGGGCAAGGACTAAAGAGCACTGTTGCAGAGACAAGGTGACAAAGTTAAGCcttctttggtttagaggaattctataggaattctagaggataggattcttatagaattttttcctttagagcccttcgGTTCATAGGAAtgaattcctattcctacataggattggttcctatcctccacatttcataggaaaataaaaaaaagtCTAGACTCAATGGATAAATTcttttggtgtcaaccaaatgacatcttgtttcttattcctactcataggatttgagatacatgtcatctcatttcctacaagattcctattcctatgataatcctatcctatgaaccaaaagaggccttagCCAGGGTCCCCGCCTGTCTGGCCATCTTGCCAGACTTTTGACCGTTAGTGGCAGCGAGCAATGCATCATGACAATCCCCACGAGACCACGACGTCACGCTGCTTCCTGCAGCATGCTTCAAAGGATCGACCGTCTCTGATCCCGCCGGTAGCAGCAAATCAGGCGGCATGCATGCGGTAGAGCTAAAGAGACAAGCAGAAGAAACATGCAAACCAttgtacacatgcatgcatgcatgcatgctcacTTATTCACCACCAAAGGTAGTAAGGCTGGTGGTAAAGCAAAAGATCAGACGGCCGCTGCTGAGCAATTTTTAGGGCCGTCACAATCAGTAGCTCTAAGCTAAATTCTAGCTGGATTTGACCAAGGCAGGCGATTTCGATTACGATTTCCTTCAGTATGCACAACTCTGATGATGCAGCTTGCGCGTTACCAGCCACAATGAGCCAGCTGTGTAAAACAGCATGCACACAGCCACGATGAACCAGCCGTTCATCACGAGCGCGTATCTCAAAAATAGATACTTAAAAGGCATGAGAATGGGAGTTACAACCCCAAGCCATGTGTAGACCATGTTCTGCATTGCATAAAGAAATCATTCCATTGGTCTGTCGAAATTGAAATGTTGTTTGCAGCTCAGGTAGGTCATGTGCCGATTCCAGCAGAAGATTTGAGTTTTTCCATAACTTCATTCAATGACATATCAGCATTAGGCTGGTTGACTTCTGGAACACAACTTACAAGGTAGGTGCATCGGTTTACTCTGCAAGAGCCATATTATTGCCACCATCATCTTTTACAACCAGAAAATATTCTCCGAAACAAAAGAGAAAGGGACTTCCAAGGAAGAGCAGAAATGAAGTGAGTGCAGCCTCTGCTGCAGCGTGACCACAAGACCTGCCAAATTAAGCAGTGTTGAATCAGTAATCCTTGTTATGATGATACTAAACGAAGTGAAATAATTAGACATGACTTCAACTTCAGGTCTAGAGTTCGATAGGCAAAGGCCCAAACTATAGCTAGTACTAGCTAGTAGCAAGTGTCTTCTCTCATCATAGATTCAGATAGGCAAAGGACCAAACTGTAGAAGGCACCCAGAAATCTAGATCAAAGACCAGCATGTGCAATTCCAGATATAGGCATACAGCCTGTACCACTCAATAAAGTGAGTAACAGGGTGGTACTACAATGCAGATGCTGCCAGTGAAAATGTATGACAGGTTGAAAGTAGATGCTGATAACAGTTGCCCTGATGCAATTATTAAGCATGCTACAAGAAAGACAGACATTGGCAGCATGATATTCATGAAAGAAACTCATAAAATGAATATGACACAGATAATGCAAATGAGAAGGCAAGCAAGGAAAGAACTAGATATTCTGAACATAAGTTACAGTAAGATAACAAACACGGTGATAACGACACAAGAAAATCAGTTAAATTCAGTTAGAAATAATTTCCATGCAGAATTGAGACATGACGGTTTAAGTGTTTATAGTAGCACAATAAGGCTCCCACCGGACAACACATAGAAGAATTCCAATATATGGAGAGTATATAGGTCATAGTTAATGACTACTACGGAAAGAAAATCAAAACACCAGAGAAAGAACAATGTTGAATGGCTCAAACCAAACTTTCTCTCAATAAAATGGTCCATAATTAAATTTCTGCGTGGAAGAACGTTATCGTAGCGACGATAACTTGGAAAGGTATAAGCGCTTTCCAATATGCGACCCGCTATCCAGGCGTGTCAGTGTACATTGATAAATATATTATTCATTGAATCACAAAAGTAAACAAACTGACTAGTCCGTATTCAGCATATTTATTGACCTTCAAAAAGATTTTCTTGGTTTGAGGGAAATCAGCACGCTGACATAATAAATACATGCAAAGCTGCTATTACGGTAGATTAAGCATTTTGGAATCTGCCACAGTTATAAATTCTGGACCTACCAGCCTACTTTGCTTGCCTCAATGCAATAGCATAGCTCAACTTTTGCCAGCCAAACATCTTGGTACCCATCTTGACCACATTAGCCCCAAAGAGGATAAAATTGGTGGTAAATACATTAGCTTAGTCGGTTCAACCATTTATTGACTCCAATAACATAGCTGGTGTAGAATTGAACTGGCTTTATAACCATGGCATatattccctccgtccggaaatacttgtcggagaaatggatgtatctagacgtattttagttctagatacatccatttttatgcatttctgcgaaaagtatttccgggcggagggagtaatattttttATCTCCAGTCAATTTCAGCACACCAGATAGAAACTATTAGAAGGCTCTTGAACCTCTGAAACCTAGCATGTCAAACTCAAATACTGAAAGCATCTCATCTGTTACAGATTGTTTCATCTCTTGCACAGTTGTGCCTTTATAAAATAATAACTCAGATGTATCACAGATGTGTAACACAGTTAAAATAAGGTTGGTATTTAGGTGCTTTATGCACGACTTAGCTAGGAGATCTTTAGCCATGGTTTCAAAAATATCGCATAGACGGATACTGATCAAAATTAATCATGGTTCATATCTCCAaatccactacaaaaaaatcaGAAGCTACTGTGCCAACTATCAATCCATGTTTTTTGTTTTGACACACACACTATCGATCCATGTTGTTTTACTCCAAAACACAAAAACATGTTAAGAGAACATCAATCAGACACTTTTGGTCCATACAACAATCAAACATTCAGAACTGAAAGAGAATTATATTTATAATGCCCGCTAGATATCCCACTGAAAAAAGTGTAAACCTTATATCCATGTTGCATTAAGATTGAGCCAGCAATTAATTGGTTAGAACAAGTTCCATATATTGCAAGGTCATCTCATTTGTTACCTCTAGGCATGTTACAAGATGAGAGTCCTGCTAATTCCAGTTCTCCCAAACGTACAGCAAAACATCATAACTCTTTATGTAAAATGTGTGCACTCTAGAGTGAAAGATTACATCTACTGAAGTTAGCATGAACAAACTAACTTGAAACACAACCTACTCAAAATAAATAAAACTTACAGGCGACACAAACAAATTATGATTCTTCCTTCCAGACAACATTAATAAGTATACACATACACATAATATAGCAACAGACCCTGGAAGAGATGCATGCAATAAACAAAATATAAAAATCCTAGAGCCTTGGCCATGTCCATGTCCATGTCCATCGCATTTGTTTTAGACTCCCAAGCATCTCTACTCGGCCTAAAATGCGATCTCGAGGACCCCGAAAAAAACTTGAGGCCGCTCTCCGTCCATATTTGCAATGAATCCAGTGGATCATCCTCATGGAGGAGGTGAGGGGTGCACAAAAGGAGGTAACCTTCGGTATCACCTTGGGGGAAGTCCAGGGTATGATTGATTAATTTATCACTCCAAATCTAATCCTGGTTCACTCGAACCATATAAGCCCATATCCAGAACTCCGATCAAGAAAGAAATAGAACCGCCTGCAGTATACAAAATGAACTTTGTAGTTTGGATTATTCCTAACTTTCTGACATCCTTTCTTTTGCTTTGATTAGATGTTGTCATGCAATAAGTTGTGAGTGGTTCGAATGGTTCCCCACATCAACCATCAGGCGCAAGCCATCTGTTTTGAAAGGATAGGGTAGGCTGATGCTGGAAATGGATTCTTGTGGTGTCAGTAGGCTCAAAGGGAATGGAAAACAGGATTTGTGATTCTCGTAGCTCGTTTAAACAACATCCTCATTTTATATCACGATGTTCAAGCCAACCAATATATCTTTGATATACACTTGAAAACCAGAGACTTAGCAACTCACAATGATATACTTAACCTTGACTTCGGGCCATAACTAAAAACTTACGCCGCATGATGCATTTCCCTCTAAAAAGATGGTGATGAAGTTGGGTTACTGTCGAACCAACCATCATAATTAGCTAACTATTTCACGAGTTGCAACAAGGCAGAATATCTCATTTCACAAAGCAGGGTTGGATTAACAACTATACACACGTACTGACGCCCCGAATCTACATTTGATTCTAAAAGAACAGGCAAACACTGATTCAGATAAAGATTACAATTAGCCCTGCATGACACAGCACCCTAGTTCTAACCCCAGATCTAAAGGCAGCAGCCCTCACCTGGATCACTTGGTGTAACCGCCGCCGACGGCGCTGTAGTCCTCCTCGACGGCAGAATTGACGTAGGGGACAGGGAAGTCCTTGGCGGGGTCGAACTGCTTGGCGGCCATGTAGCGCTCGAGGTCGGGCTTGCGGAGGAGGGTGCGGCGGACGGGCGGGCGGTTGCGGCGGCCGTCGCGCGGGTAGTACTTGATGTCGAACACGGTCTCCGGGTCGGAGGTGGGGATGATGGCCCTGGGGGAGTCCTCGCGAAGGGTGGCCGGGCAGGTTTGACGGTATTCGAGCGCGCCCGGGACCGCGCTGCGGTACTCGGGCGAGGAGCACGGGCCGGTGATCTCCCACGGCTTCTTGAAGAATTTGCGGAATGTCTGGATCAGTGACttgccggcgccggcggcggaggcggccatCGGGGGCGGTGCGGTGGCTACGGCCCGACGGGAAGGGGGAGGTGGGGAACGGGGGAGATCGGCAGATGCGGGAAACGGGCTGGTTCAGCGACGGTGAAGGCCGAAGAAACCTGGATTTAGCTATGGGTGCACTGCACAACGTGGCCTGATCTGGACCGTCTAGCCGGGAAGAAGGCCGAAGAAAAGAGCACAGTGGTGGAAAGGAGAAATTGTCGATGCAAACCAAAGTTGTGGTGAATGGATCAATGGAACTATGTTTAGTTGTTGTTTTTTAGCGGGGAACCATTTTTTTTAAAGAATGCCTATTCGGCGCACTTTATTTCGAAGCCAACAGAGTTACATCCTGAATTACAAGAGGTGGTAAGAAACTAGGAGGATCATCATCCCAAAAAACAGAAGACTTCGACTCATAAGAGTGTTTGGCTAAGTGATGTGCGACCAAATTTGCATCCCGCTTACAGTGTTGGAAAGAGATACCAACAACGTGCTTTGCTCTAGCAAAAATTTCTGCCAAGGTTGCCGAGGAGGGGCCAAAAATTTCAATGTCACCATTGCATGCATTAATCAATTCCAAATAGTCAGACTCCAAGGTAACCCACGAGCATCCTAGTGGTTCCAGTAGATCCATTCCTTTAAGCATGGCTAGAGACTCTGCTGCCATTGCATCCAAAGCATGAGTAATTCGCTCAGCAGCGCCGGCGATTGCCTCTCCAGAACAATTGCGGGGGACTACTCCCACAGCTCCTGTCCCATCCTCATAAAAAGCCGCATCCAAATTAAGTTTATAGGACCCCGAGCTAGGCTTTGTCCACATAATTTCAGGTGGTGCACTAGAGATCGAGACGGCACCAAAATTTGATGTTAGAGCTTGGATTGCAAAGGCTGTTCGAGTTGGGGCGGCCACCTGTTCGCCTTTAGCAATCTCTCTTCGTTGGTACCAGATGTACCAGCATGCAACGACGATTGATTCCTGTAGCCCTAGACCACCAAGGATCGGTGATGTCTTTGTCCTGCTACACAACAACTCTTCTAAAATTACAGATCCTGATCGGTCAGATGGCAGCGCTTGGTTGATCACCTCATCTAGCCCAAGTACCTTCCACACAAGACGAGCACGCCTGCAAGTGAATAGGAGATGGCGGATGTCCTCGGAACCAGAAGAGCAAATCGGACATTGTGCAGATACTGGAATATGTCTTGACGCGAGAATCCCATAACAAGCAACAGTACCATGCAGCGCCTTCGACATGAAGATCTTGATCTTGCTCAGGATTTTTAGCTTCCACACAATATCCCATACTGGGTTTACCTTTGAAGACCCTTGTCCGTCCTCCCGTCTGATTCGAGCTCCAAACTGATGCTCCCACTCTGAATAATAAGCAGATCGGACTATGAACATACTCGTCTTTGTCTTGTTCCGTGCTACAAAATCTTCAGTTAAGAATTTGCTCAGGGAATTTTCAGAATATTTTCCACGTCCACCGGCAGGAACACATCTCTTAACATCTCCTCGTCCCACCTTCCAGTGTTTGGGTTGATTAGCTCGTCCACAGTTTGGAGAATAATATTCCCTCTCCGAGTCTGAACCTTCCTGTCATAAGAGTTTGGCAACCAATGGTCGTCCCAGATATTAATTTGAGTGCCCGATCCAACTCTCCAAACATGCCCACGCCGGAAAGTTTGCAATCCCGCAACTATACTTTGCCAAGTATAGGATGACCCTTTCTTTGGTCCCGCATTTAGAAAATTCCCATTAGGGAAATTTTTGGCCCTCAACACCTGTGTACAAAGTGAGTTTGGGTTGTTCAGAATTCTCCAAGACTGCTTTGCAAGCATAGCCAAGTTAAAAGAGTAGAGATCCCTAAAGCCCATTCCACCTAGCTTTTTTGGTATACACATTCGCCACCATGCAAACCAGTGAATCTTTTTTTGTTCTTATGAATCTCCCCACCAGAAAGCAGACATTGCATCATTTATCTCTTTGCACAACTTCTTTGGTATCTTGAAAACAGCCATGGCATACACTGGTATTGATTGGATTACTACCTTTAGTAGGATTTCCTTTGCACCTAGTGACAAAAGCTTTTCTTTCCATCCTTTCAATCTGTGGATGACTCTCTCCAGAAGATACACAAAGCTATCACTTCTATCCACTCCCACCATGGATGGCAATCCAAGGTACTTATCAGAGATAGCTTCTGTCATTATATTAAGCTCAGCACAAATTTCTGCTTTCGCATCAACATTCACATTGGGGCTAAAAAAGATACTGCATTTTGCTTCACTCACCAGCTGCCCAGAGTTTGCACAGTATTCACCCAGTACTTGTCTCAACGAGGTTGCATTAGTCATATCAGCTTTCATAAGGATTAGGGAATCATCAGCAAGAAGTAAATGTGATACCGATGATGCATTCCTGCACACCCTAACACCTTCAATGCCACGAACCTCCTCCTTATGAGTCAGAGCACTTGACAAACCCTCTGCACATAGCAAGAATAGATAAGGGGATATAGGGTCACCTTGACGGAGGCCCCTAGTAGGGGTGAACATATATGTTTCCTGCCCATTGAACCTTACTTTGTAATTTACAGAGGTAATGCAGGCCATTACCAGAGATATAAAATCATCATGAAAGCCCAATCTCCTCATCATTCTCTCCAAAAATATTCACTCTACATGGTCATATGCTTTGTGCATGTCGAGCTTAACCGCACAATATCCAAATTTTCCAGTCTTTTTATTTTTAATGGTATGCAAACTCTCATGCGCTATGAGCACATTGTCGGTTATTAGCCTTCCTAGCACGAAAGCACTCTGCACTGGAGATATTACTTCATCCAATATCACCTTTAGTCTCAGGGCTATCATTTTAGAAATGACCTTATATAAGACATTGCAAAGACTAATAGGCCtatattgggaaatattttccggATTCTCAACCTTAGGAATTAACACTATAGCAGTATCATTCCATCCTTCAGGGCTTTTCTTATTATGCAAAGCATCAAGGACTTCATTCGTGAGTGCCTCTCCAATGGTATGCCAACATTTTTTAAAGAAAATAGCATGCAAACCATCCATACCTGGTGCTTTAGTATCACCAATAGAAAACAGGGCCTTTTTCACATCCTCTGTTCTATACGGCTTAAGTAGATCATCATTCATATTGCTTGTAACCCGTGGGACCACTTTTTCAAAAAAAGTTGGGTCAGGCTCATCAATCTCAGTTGAGAACAATCCAGCAAAATAGTCAGATATAAGTGGATTTAAATACGCAGACCCCTCATGCCAGTTTCCGTGGGCGTCCTTCAATCCCGTAATTCGATTTCTCTTTCGTCGGGCAGACGCGACATTATGAAAATAATCTGTGTTTCGATCACCGAACTTGATCCAGTCTACCCTACTCCGCAAGGCCCAGTGGATCTCTTCAATATCTAGTAGCTTTTCCACTTCCGCTGACAATTcttttttccatgcaatgttttcACTAGTAAGTGCTTGAGTAGCTACCTTCTCTAGCTCTTTCTGCGTGCCTCACAATTTATTCTTTGTTCGATTCCGAACAGTCCTGTCCCACCTGTGCAAGATGTCGTGTACGATCGACAACCTCGCTGCCAAGGAGACCGACTGTGCTGTAGGTCCAGAATGCTCCCAGGCACCTTGCACAATCGTAGCGAAATCTTTTTCTTTTAACCACCTAGACTCAAATCTCAATAGTTTATTACCATCTCTCTCCTGTGCCATCTCCTCCCCAATTGACATAAGAATCGACCTATGGTCAGACTTGTAATAGTTCAGGTGCTGCACCACTGAATTTGCAAATAAATTGTTCCATGCATCATTGGCCAAAGCCCGGTCAAGCCTTTCCCGTATATTCCCACGATGCCACGTAAACTTGTCCCCTAAGAATCCACAGTCATTAAGTTGGCATTCATCCAGAGTGTCCTGGAAAGCTTTCATGTAATTCTCCGGCCTCGCTCTACCTCCTTCCTTCTCAAAAGAATAGAGAATATCATTCAGGTCTCCCATAACAAGCCATGGCAAATTCGTCATTGCTCTAAGGTCACGAAGACGTTGCCAGGTAAGGTGCTTATTCTCCCATCATGGCTCTCCATAGATACCAGTAAACCTCCATGTGTTATCCGGAGCATCTCCAACAAAAACATCAATGTAATTATCCGTTTTGAAATTCGGTAAGATCTTTACTTCATTTTTCCATAGCAGTAATAAACCTCCACTTCTCCCGTCACTATGAACCACCTCCTTCCTATCCATCTTCAATCTTCTACGGAGGCATTCTGCCGGGAACTCATCCAAGTGGGTCTCTGACAGAAACAAAACATCAGGGCTTCTACTTGAACAAACATCAATTAGATCCCTTACTACCGCAGCTTGTTGCAGGCCACGACAATTCTAGCTAAGAATTTTCATGTCGACCGGTCAGTATCCAAGGAGAAGGACGTGAAACCGATGAACAACAACGAGAGAAAAATCACGGTCGGCGTAGCCGCTGGAGGACAGCCGATCCCTGCTGAATCAATGGTGATTGACAGAAAGACTCACGGACAGCGGAGCTGCCGGAGGACATCAAACCCTAGCTTCTGCTAGGGGACAGAAAGCTGAAGAGGAAGCACCTCGTTAGAACATCAACAGCCTCACACGGAGGACACAAGGCCAGCGGCCGCCGCCGGTGGTGGCGACGCACCAACCCTAGATTGCTAGGAAACTCGCCTTTGTACCTGGTGTAGCGGGGAACCATATTTAGTTTTGAAAAAACCTCAAAAAATACAGTATGTTGAAGAGATGGCTTTTTATAGACATGTAaaatttcttttttttgcgggaagacATGTAAAATTTCTTCTTTTTTTGCACGGACATGTAAAATCTCAAGTTCAAACATAAATTCATTTCCGGCATATGAAAAAACAAATTCGAGAATAATTGGTGTTGATAGAACATCACCCTTTTTACATGTTGTACATTTCTGGTATATGAAAAAACAAATTCAAGAATAATTGGTGTTGATAGAACATCACCCTTTTAACATGTTATATACTGTTTTCGTGATAATTTTTAAAACTTTCAAACATGATTTTCATGAGTTTTTTATTGTAACTTGCATTACACCGGATATTCTTTTGAAGGAAAGCGTTAGACATGAAAATCATGTGTGAGTTCTATTTTTAAAGGAAATAAATGAATTCTTCGAGCAACCATAAAAAAGAAGTTAAGCCAACAAGCACACAAAAGCATATGCATGTTCTCACGCATAGTTTTCTATTTAGCATTTTCGTATTCATTTGTGGACTCTTTTATCTCATTGTTTCATGCTTTTGGTGAAGTGGACGTGGTGTGAGATCCATCAAAAGTTATGCGTGGTTGGAGAAATAACCACAAGTGTTGAAGACCAAAATGTATCTCAAAGTTCATACCCTTGGGAGGCTAATCTCAAGACAAGGAATGCCTCAACTGGTGCTTTGAGCGCCTATGCCATCAAAATCTCGAACACCCTTCACTAATGATAGTTCTTGGGGCAAACCCCAAAACCCTCATAAATGTTCCCATGAACAAAACCATTACTTGGAAGCTCCCGGACAACATCAATCTGCTTGGGTATCGCACGAATCCAAGAATAATAGATCACACAAAGCACTTTGGTGGATTCAAGATTGGTTGGGTGCAAACACATACCTATATTTCTCTTTATTTTCCTATATAGAATTTCAATTTCTCTATTTAGAGGGGGTGAAAGCTTGGAAGTCCTTAACAGTGATGGGGCTTGAGATCTGGTCGACGCCCAACTTATGGTGAAGAATGGGGGTATTTCTATGGCCCCACAAAAATCTACCTGTTATACAAAGTTTCTATGGAACCTGGAAAGTACGAAACTTCTGAGCCAGAGCCTTCAAGTTTTATCCGAGGACTACTTTGGGTCTAGAGCCTCAATATCAAATAGGCTCCACCTCTGATGGAGTGGAAAGTCGTTAGTACCCTTAGTAGGGTGGTGAACGTGGTTGGAAGTACAAGAGCGGAGC is from Triticum aestivum cultivar Chinese Spring chromosome 3A, IWGSC CS RefSeq v2.1, whole genome shotgun sequence and encodes:
- the LOC123062142 gene encoding uncharacterized protein gives rise to the protein MAASAAGAGKSLIQTFRKFFKKPWEITGPCSSPEYRSAVPGALEYRQTCPATLREDSPRAIIPTSDPETVFDIKYYPRDGRRNRPPVRRTLLRKPDLERYMAAKQFDPAKDFPVPYVNSAVEEDYSAVGGGYTK